The following are from one region of the Salvia hispanica cultivar TCC Black 2014 chromosome 1, UniMelb_Shisp_WGS_1.0, whole genome shotgun sequence genome:
- the LOC125213170 gene encoding putative disease resistance protein RGA3 — protein MDGGAAAIEVLLQNLINVLKEEYFLRQGLDGDSQQLQTNLGMIQAYLNDAEKKFITQDAVKFWLRKLETLAFDADNVLDELSYHFLHKKVKKMMKLKHRAASYFSSFHRCSGRHNMALAIKKINTEFECMNKMAKDLGLQSILLNAPVAAAETSIETDSISRDPIFIGRDDDVPVLVGMVTHIPQDQSFSIAALVGMGGMGKTTLAKKVFNHESVKARFGSLIWVHVSQTFDAISLFNKINSTLTSNTGDRVEIKQVILEKLQEALKAKTYLLVLDDVWNEDVLKWKDFMNSMEGVTSTNGNCIIITTRKENVASIAEPFLVHHLKGLSSNDCWSIIKANACDGNGNGEISSRFENIGREIATRCDGLPLAANVVGGVLRRCKSEQEWCAIKDNGLSDDEGGWEIEKDELIELWMGEGFLQPSQRHDMEFMGNRFFNMLLQNSLLQVTRNNFGRREYFVMHDLVHDLASSVLSNNADANTPARYMFLKEESRHIPEQEAKHLRTLLLETPGTIFSNFKCLRNLILAGEGFTKLPDSVRDLIHLRNLNISSTEIKNLPEWIGELHHLQTLRADLWRLEKLPSTLKYLINLRHLYLGWETKLPAEIGKLASLQTLEHFKVGEEKGYQIEELGSLKNLKGSLWIQNLERVRDKEEAMKAYLLQKSNLSNLRLEWNEDSGTDGNYESVLEGLQPHANLKVLGIDGFKGITFPAWCKKMAVRNGSQGSWVPLDNLIEISLCNCSECEEIPMLDHSLPNLKSLYLINLKKVRSINIPCKNLKSLVMFGLQSLQYLPESLFCNNPSLSNLEIVKCPVLSELPDGLDTLNSLEELTIRDCPNLKLIKNPSGGPKNNQGILHELRIIKCEKLMALPCQILESSAPTIKTLVLEELRSLKNLPMLIDCLAKSSPRLEELTIRGVPNFMASGFIGSWSLGRLKVLCIDVSVEWSMESSVGIRETVEGMLQGCANSLEILYLKWVENWEWMPQSIQHLTALSNLMLENIGVQELTQSIQHLTALSFG, from the exons ATGGATGGAGGTGCTGCTGCCATCGAAGTTCTTCTCCAAAACCTGATCAATGTTTTGAAGGAAGAGTATTTTCTACGCCAAGGTCTCGATGGAGATTCCCAGCAGCTCCAGACAAATTTGGGCATGATTCAAGCCTACTTGAATGATGCAGAGAAAAAATTCATCACCCAAGATGCTGTCAAATTCTGGTTGAGGAAGCTTGAAACTCTGGCTTTCGATGCTGATAATGTCTTGGACGAACTCAGCTATCATTTTCTCCACaaaaaagtgaagaagatgatgaaacTTAAGCATAGGGCTGCATCATATTTCTCTTCATTTCATCGCTGTTCAGGTCGGCATAATATGGCTCTTGcaatcaaaaaaatcaatactGAGTTCGAGTGTATGAACAAAATGGCAAAAGATCTTGGCCTTCAAAGCATACTTCTTAATGCACCTGTTGCTGCTGCTGAAACATCCATTGAGACTGATTCGATCAGTCGTGATCCAATCTTTATTGGAAGAGATGATGATGTGCCTGTACTAGTTGGCATGGTCACCCATATCCCACAAGATCAGAGCTTCTCAATTGCTGCTCTTGTCGGAATGGGGGGTATGGGGAAGACTACGTTGGCCAAGAAAGTCTTCAACCATGAAAGCGTAAAGGCTCGATTCGGTTCACTTATTTGGGTTCATGTATCTCAAACTTTTGATGCAATCAGtcttttcaacaaaatcaattcaacATTGACTTCAAATACTGGTGATAGAGTTGAGATTAAGCAAGTTATACTGGAAAAGCTTCAAGAAGCTCTCAAGGCTAAAACTTatcttcttgttcttgatgATGTGTGGAATGAAGATGTTCTGAAATGGAAAGACTTTATGAATTCtatggagggagtaacatcTACCAATGGAAATTGCATTATCATCACTACCAGGAAGGAAAATGTTGCTTCAATTGCTGAGCCATTTCTTGTTCATCATTTAAAAGGCTTGTCTAGTAATGATTGTTGGTCCATTATCAAAGCAAATGCTTGtgatggaaatggaaatggagaAATTTCATCAAGATTTGAGAATATTGGAAGAGAGATTGCAACAAGATGTGATGGTTTGCCTTTAGCTGCCAATGTAGTTGGTGGTGTGCTTCGCCGCTGCAAGTCCGAACAAGAGTGGTGTGCGATCAAAGACAACGGGCTCTCAGATGATGAAGGAG GTTGGGAAATCGAGAAGGATGAGCTGATTGAACTATGGATGGGAGAAGGGTTTCTTCAACCAAGCCAACGACATGATATGGAGTTCATGGGAAACAGGTTTTTTAACATGCTTCTGCAGAACTCTTTGTTGCAAGTTACAAGAAATAATTTTGGTAGAAGGGAATATTTTGTGATGCATGATCTCGTGCATGATCTTGCATCTTCTGTTTTATCTAATAATGCAGATGCAAATACCCCAGCTCGATACATGTTTCTCAAAGAAGAATCAAGGCATATTCCGGAACAAGAGGCCAAGCATTTGCGAACATTACTCTTGGAAACTCCTGGCACCATATTCTCTAACTTCAAATGTCTGCGCAATCTAATTCTCGCTGGCGAAGGTTTTACAAAGTTGCCTGATTCAGTTAGGGACTTGATACATTTGAGAAATCTTAATATATCGAGTacagaaataaaaaacttGCCGGAGTGGATTGGTGAACTCCATCACTTGCAAACACTAAGAGCAGATTTATGGAGATTAGAGAAACTGCCAAGTACATTGAAGTACTTGATTAACTTAAGGCATCTTTATCTAGGGTGGGAAACAAAGTTACCTGCAGAGATTGGGAAATTAGCTAGTCTCCAAACACTTGAACACTTTAAAGTGGGTGAAGAGAAGGGCTACCAAATTGAAGAGCTTGGAAGTTTGAAGAATCTCAAAGGATCACTATGGATTCAGAATCTCGAAAGGGTGCGTGACAAGGAAGAGGCTATGAAAGCATATCTGTTGCAGAAGTCAAACTTATCTAATTTGCGGTTAGAATGGAATGAGGATAGTGGCACCGACGGAAATTATGAGAGTGTGTTGGAGGGCCTTCAACCTCATGCAAATCTGAAGGTGTTGGGGATTGATGGATTCAAAGGCATAACATTTCCTGCATGGTGTAAGAAGATGGCAGTACGGAATGGTTCTCAAGGGTCTTGGGTACCACTTGATAACTTGATTGAGATATCACTTTGCAATTGCTCAGAGTGTGAGGAAATCCCAATGCTGGATCACTCATTGCCTAATCTCAAATCtctttatttgattaatttgaaGAAGGTTAGGTCCATAAATATCCCctgcaaaaatttaaaatctctCGTTATGTTCGGATTACAGAGCTTACAATATCTGCCAGAATCGTTATTCTGTAACAATCCAAGTCTCTCAAATTTAGAGATTGTGAAGTGCCCTGTGTTGAGTGAATTACCAGATGGGCTGGACACCCTCAATTCTCTAGAAGAATTGACTATCAGGGACTGTCCAAATCTGAAGTTGATCAAGAATCCAAGTGGTGGACCAAAAAACAATCAAGGAATCCTCCACGAGCTGAGAATTATAAAGTGCGAAAAGCTGATGGCATTGCCATGTCAAATTCTGGAGTCGTCTGCACCCACAATCAAGACACTCGTATTGGAAGAATTAAGGAGCCTAAAGAATCTACCGATGCTAATTGACTGCCTCGCTAAATCATCTCCTCGTCTCGAAGAATTGACAATCAGAGGTGTGCCTAATTTCATGGCTAGTGGTTTTATTGGGAGTTGGAGTTTAGGCAGGTTGAAGGTGTTATGTATAGATGTGAGTGTGGAGTGGTCAATGGAGAGTAGTGTTGGCATTAGAGAGACTGTGGAAGGCATGCTGCAAGGATGTGCCAACTCACTTGAAATCTTATATTTGAAGTGGGTGGAAAACTGGGAGTGGATGCCCCAATCAATTCAACACCTCACTGCTCTTTCTAACTTGATGTTAGAGAATATAGGGGTACAAGAATTGACCCAATCTATTCAACACCTCACTGCTCTTTCTTTTGGCTAG